The proteins below are encoded in one region of Rhododendron vialii isolate Sample 1 chromosome 7a, ASM3025357v1:
- the LOC131331929 gene encoding subtilisin-like protease SBT3.4 isoform X3, with the protein MMGLMCYHCLLALPFLCSRMLMNLIATGSFHAVANGIIVVCSAGNDGPSSQTVHNTAPGILTVAASTIDRSFPTSITLGNNKTIWGEAMFAGKEIGFTGLMYLESPGLIPTAAGVCESLSLDNNSVVGKVVLCFTTVPIRVPLTHVSSIVKAAGGLGVIIARSPRSNLAPCSDDFPCIVVDYELGTEILFYIRATSSPTVKLSLSRTLVGKPVSTKIAYFSSRGPSSIAPAILKPDIAAPDVNILAATTPMDGGFSFYSGTSMAAPHVSAVVVVIKSLHPNWSPAAIKSAIITTAWQTDPSGEPIFAEGSPRKLADPFDYGGGLINPNRARNPGLVYDMGTDDCIHYLCAMGYNSSSISQLVDNSTVCPNPQPSILDVNLPSITIPNLRNATSLGRTVTNVGPTNSVYRLLIEPPLGVIIAVKPDTLVFNSTTKKVSFDVSVSTTHRVNAGYYFGSLTWTDGVHIVRSPISVRTQIIPSFADD; encoded by the exons ATGATGGGGTTGATGTGCTATCATTGTCTCTTGGCTCTACCATTCCTATGTTCTCGGatgttgatgaatttgattgCCACAGGCTCATTCCACGCTGTCGCCAATGGCATCATTGTTGTTTGCTCTGCCGGAAATGATGGGCCTTCTAGTCAGACGGTTCATAACACAGCACCAGGGATCTTAACTGTTGCCGCTAGCACCATAGATAGGTCCTTTCCCACATCCATTACTCTCGGAAACAACAAAACCATATGG GGCGAAGCCATGTTCGCAGGTAAAGAAATTGGCTTCACCGGTTTGATGTACCTGGAGTCCCCAGGACTCATTCCGACAGCTGCTGG TGTTTGTGAATCCCTTTCACTTGATAACAACTCGGTGGTTGGAAAGGTGGTACTCTGCTTCACTACAGTGCCCATTCGGGTGCCACTGACACATGTTTCATCTATTGTCAAAGCAGCCGGTGGATTGGGTGTGATCATCGCTCGAAGCCCTAGAAGCAACTTGGCTCCGTGCAGCGATGACTTCCCTTGTATAGTTGTGGATTATGAACTTGGCACCGAAATACTGTTCTACATCCGTGCAACAAG TTCTCCCACAGTCAAGTTAAGCCTCTCAAGGACACTAGTAGGAAAACCTGTGTCAACCAAGATTGCTTATTTTTCATCTAGAGGACCTAGCTCCATTGCACCAGCTATATTGAAG CCAGATATAGCTGCACCTGATGTGAATATATTAGCAGCTACTACTCCCATGGATGGgggtttttccttttattcaGGAACATCAATGGCAGCTCCTCATGTCTCAGCCGTCGTTGTAGTTATCAAATCACTACACCCCAATTGGTCCCCTGCTGCGATCAAATCAGCAATAATCACAACGG CATGGCAAACTGATCCATCTGGAGAGCCTATTTTTGCCGAGGGGTCCCCACGAAAGCTTGCTGATCCATTTGATTACGGGGGTGGTCTTATCAACCCAAACAGAGCAAGAAATCCTGGTTTGGTTTACGACATGGGCACGGATGACTGCATACATTATCTCTGTGCAATGGGTTACAACTCCTCGTCTATATCTCAACTTGTAGACAATTCCACCGTTTGCCCCAATCCTCAGCCCTCCATTTTGGATGTGAATCTGCCTTCCATAACTATCCCAAATTTGAGAAATGCCACTTCCCTCGGTAGAACCGTAACAAACGTAGGACCAACCAACTCCGTTTACAGACTTCTAATTGAGCCTCCACTTGGCGTAATAATAGCCGTAAAACCTGATACGTTGGTTTTCAACTCCACCACCAAGAAAGTTTCCTTCGATGTCTCAGTCTCCACAACCCATCGTGTCAACGCAGGATACTATTTCGGGAGCCTGACTTGGACAGACGGGGTGCATATTGTGAGAAGTCCCATATCTGTGAGAACACAGATCATACCATCTTTTGCCGATGACTAG
- the LOC131331929 gene encoding subtilisin-like protease SBT3.10 isoform X4, whose amino-acid sequence MNLAPKYCSTSVQQDKYSSPTVKLSLSRTLVGKPVSTKIAYFSSRGPSSIAPAILKPDIAAPDVNILAATTPMDGGFSFYSGTSMAAPHVSAVVVVIKSLHPNWSPAAIKSAIITTAWQTDPSGEPIFAEGSPRKLADPFDYGGGLINPNRARNPGLVYDMGTDDCIHYLCAMGYNSSSISQLVDNSTVCPNPQPSILDVNLPSITIPNLRNATSLGRTVTNVGPTNSVYRLLIEPPLGVIIAVKPDTLVFNSTTKKVSFDVSVSTTHRVNAGYYFGSLTWTDGVHIVRSPISVRTQIIPSFADD is encoded by the exons ATGAACTTGGCACCGAAATACTGTTCTACATCCGTGCAACAAG ATAAATACAGTTCTCCCACAGTCAAGTTAAGCCTCTCAAGGACACTAGTAGGAAAACCTGTGTCAACCAAGATTGCTTATTTTTCATCTAGAGGACCTAGCTCCATTGCACCAGCTATATTGAAG CCAGATATAGCTGCACCTGATGTGAATATATTAGCAGCTACTACTCCCATGGATGGgggtttttccttttattcaGGAACATCAATGGCAGCTCCTCATGTCTCAGCCGTCGTTGTAGTTATCAAATCACTACACCCCAATTGGTCCCCTGCTGCGATCAAATCAGCAATAATCACAACGG CATGGCAAACTGATCCATCTGGAGAGCCTATTTTTGCCGAGGGGTCCCCACGAAAGCTTGCTGATCCATTTGATTACGGGGGTGGTCTTATCAACCCAAACAGAGCAAGAAATCCTGGTTTGGTTTACGACATGGGCACGGATGACTGCATACATTATCTCTGTGCAATGGGTTACAACTCCTCGTCTATATCTCAACTTGTAGACAATTCCACCGTTTGCCCCAATCCTCAGCCCTCCATTTTGGATGTGAATCTGCCTTCCATAACTATCCCAAATTTGAGAAATGCCACTTCCCTCGGTAGAACCGTAACAAACGTAGGACCAACCAACTCCGTTTACAGACTTCTAATTGAGCCTCCACTTGGCGTAATAATAGCCGTAAAACCTGATACGTTGGTTTTCAACTCCACCACCAAGAAAGTTTCCTTCGATGTCTCAGTCTCCACAACCCATCGTGTCAACGCAGGATACTATTTCGGGAGCCTGACTTGGACAGACGGGGTGCATATTGTGAGAAGTCCCATATCTGTGAGAACACAGATCATACCATCTTTTGCCGATGACTAG